The following are from one region of the Halogeometricum sp. S3BR5-2 genome:
- a CDS encoding ABC transporter permease — MSALDRLYRQVPALLMARRNLSRNRLRSGLAALGIIIGVLAIASLGMFGTTLRTGATAELGGIGNEIQISPNAEEGFERLTDRDVADIRRVTDEGEVVPIRQETATLTRGDDRTIATVYGIENPGVLYEASEGQAPERLRQGALVGSSLAERLELQVGNRITLDNESYRVVGILEEQDGISLLNPNGAVIVPLESFDESGYSQVVVRSPSGTAANETAVAVREELNDREEKVTIFELGSITEGINQFFGILNAFLIGIGSISLVVAGVAILNVMLMSTIERRQEIGVLRAVGVQKLDVVKMILAEAGLLGFVGGFLGAVLSVIAGLVLNQVVLSDPLLTFAPVNLMYIGLAVVFGIVTSVLSGLYPAWKAASERPVESLRK; from the coding sequence GTGAGCGCCCTCGACAGGCTGTACCGGCAGGTGCCCGCGCTCCTCATGGCGCGGCGGAACCTCTCGCGGAACCGCCTCCGCTCGGGATTGGCGGCGCTCGGCATCATCATCGGCGTCCTCGCCATCGCCTCGCTCGGCATGTTCGGGACGACGCTGCGGACGGGGGCGACCGCGGAACTCGGCGGCATCGGCAACGAGATACAGATATCGCCGAACGCCGAGGAGGGGTTCGAGCGGCTCACAGACCGCGACGTGGCCGACATCAGGCGCGTCACCGACGAGGGGGAGGTGGTGCCGATTCGTCAGGAGACCGCGACGCTGACGAGGGGGGACGACCGGACGATAGCGACGGTGTACGGCATCGAGAACCCCGGCGTGCTGTACGAGGCGTCGGAGGGGCAGGCGCCCGAACGTCTCCGGCAGGGAGCGCTCGTCGGGTCGTCGCTGGCCGAGCGTCTGGAGCTTCAGGTGGGCAACCGCATCACCCTCGACAACGAGTCCTACCGCGTCGTCGGCATCCTCGAGGAGCAGGACGGCATCTCGCTTCTGAACCCCAACGGCGCCGTCATCGTCCCCCTCGAATCGTTCGACGAGTCGGGGTACTCGCAGGTGGTCGTCCGCTCGCCGTCCGGAACGGCGGCCAACGAGACGGCCGTCGCCGTCCGCGAGGAACTGAACGACCGCGAGGAGAAGGTGACCATCTTCGAGTTGGGCAGCATCACCGAGGGCATCAACCAGTTCTTCGGCATCCTCAACGCCTTCCTCATCGGTATCGGCTCCATCTCCCTCGTCGTCGCGGGCGTGGCCATCCTGAACGTGATGCTGATGAGCACCATCGAGCGCAGACAGGAGATCGGCGTGCTCCGCGCCGTCGGCGTCCAGAAGCTCGACGTGGTGAAGATGATACTCGCGGAGGCGGGACTGCTCGGCTTCGTCGGCGGGTTCCTCGGCGCCGTCCTCTCCGTCATCGCCGGCCTCGTCCTCAATCAGGTGGTGCTGTCGGACCCCCTCCTGACGTTCGCGCCGGTGAACCTGATGTACATCGGACTGGCCGTCGTGTTCGGTATCGTCACGAGCGTCCTGAGCGGACTCTACCCGGCGTGGAAGGCGGCCTCCGAGCGGCCCGTGGAGTCGCTCAGGAAGTAG
- a CDS encoding ABC transporter ATP-binding protein, with amino-acid sequence MSTPIIELDGVWKRYESGSETVEALKDVNFAAEPGEFVAIMGPSGSGKSTMLNVLGLLDVPTEGVVRLDGRDVTDLTDEEMTTQRKDAIGFIFQDFFLIPTLSAIENVEVPTLFGRDPTARDRGERLLGRVGLGQRVEHRPDQLSGGQKQRVAIARALINEPRILLADEPTGNLDRKTGRDVLELFTELKTEEDVAVIAVTHDDQLRQYADRVVNLVDGVLTEESRPDELEEEFGT; translated from the coding sequence ATGTCGACGCCAATCATCGAACTCGACGGCGTCTGGAAGCGCTACGAGAGCGGTTCCGAGACGGTCGAGGCGCTGAAGGACGTGAACTTCGCGGCCGAACCGGGCGAGTTCGTCGCCATCATGGGCCCCTCCGGAAGCGGGAAGTCCACGATGCTGAACGTGCTCGGCCTCCTCGACGTGCCCACGGAGGGCGTCGTCCGCCTCGACGGCCGCGACGTGACCGACCTCACGGACGAGGAGATGACGACTCAGCGCAAGGACGCCATCGGGTTCATCTTCCAGGACTTCTTTCTCATCCCGACGCTGTCGGCCATCGAGAACGTGGAGGTGCCGACGCTGTTCGGTCGCGACCCGACCGCCCGCGACAGGGGCGAGCGATTGCTCGGACGGGTCGGCCTCGGTCAGCGGGTCGAACACCGACCCGACCAGCTCTCGGGCGGGCAGAAACAGCGCGTCGCCATCGCCCGTGCGCTCATCAACGAACCGCGCATCCTGCTCGCGGACGAACCGACCGGTAACTTGGACCGGAAGACGGGGCGGGACGTGCTCGAACTGTTCACCGAACTGAAGACCGAGGAGGACGTCGCCGTCATCGCCGTCACGCACGACGACCAACTCCGGCAGTACGCCGACCGGGTGGTCAACCTCGTCGACGGCGTGCTGACCGAGGAGAGCCGACCGGACGAACTGGAGGAGGAGTTCGGTACGTGA
- a CDS encoding NEW3 domain-containing protein codes for MSRAAVFALLVVLSSLAGVGLADAQTTTAFIANATVSPEQPAPGEQFTVRTTIQNSQQSGGGFEITDVYVRQRGSTDDVARVEDIGTLPPGSDVTVPLTASFDSPGTRELRVYVVGRNPSDEVVRLQYPVVVTVREGGPQVGISAEDAVVGTEGTVQVTAANGEDAAVRNVRVSLSGDAGIRDDTRVLATLPANRSQTFNFSVTPRSRTTRLEARVQYTTTSGSARTVTESVTLEADPLRESVQLDASVVGDGADPDVAVDVSNLGNAPLEDAVVELARDGSVLFRRPVADVAPDETRTARVNVSNVESGPMDVRVRYETGGRTGEATTRLNYSANPGRIELTGLDYETEEGRLHVSGTASNVGLGDVDSVVVRVVRTENVTPARPNPEYFVGSIPASDFSSFDLYAEVDPGTETVPIEVTYLANGAERTTRTELDVSDLNAQSPEEDDGGGLPMIPLVALAVVALLVIVGVGGYAYLRR; via the coding sequence ATGAGCCGAGCAGCCGTCTTCGCCCTCCTCGTGGTGCTGTCGTCGCTCGCCGGGGTCGGTCTCGCCGACGCCCAGACGACGACGGCGTTCATCGCGAACGCCACGGTGTCGCCCGAGCAACCGGCGCCCGGCGAACAGTTCACCGTCCGGACGACGATTCAAAACAGCCAGCAGAGCGGCGGCGGGTTCGAGATAACGGACGTCTACGTCCGACAGCGCGGGTCGACGGACGACGTCGCCCGCGTCGAGGACATCGGGACGCTCCCGCCGGGGTCCGACGTCACCGTCCCCCTGACGGCGTCGTTCGACTCGCCCGGCACGCGCGAACTCCGCGTCTACGTCGTCGGGCGGAACCCGAGCGACGAGGTGGTCCGCCTGCAGTACCCCGTCGTCGTCACCGTCCGCGAGGGCGGCCCGCAGGTCGGTATCTCCGCCGAGGACGCCGTCGTCGGTACGGAGGGGACGGTGCAGGTGACGGCCGCCAACGGGGAGGACGCCGCCGTCCGGAACGTTCGCGTCTCCCTCTCCGGCGACGCCGGTATCAGAGACGACACGCGCGTCCTGGCGACGCTGCCCGCCAACCGGTCGCAGACGTTCAACTTCTCCGTGACGCCGCGGTCGCGGACGACTCGACTGGAGGCGCGGGTGCAGTACACCACGACCTCCGGAAGCGCGCGGACCGTCACCGAGTCGGTGACGCTGGAGGCCGACCCGCTCCGCGAGAGCGTCCAACTCGACGCGAGCGTCGTCGGCGACGGGGCCGACCCCGACGTGGCCGTCGACGTCTCCAACCTCGGGAACGCCCCCCTCGAAGACGCCGTCGTCGAACTCGCCCGCGACGGGAGCGTGCTGTTCCGCCGCCCCGTGGCCGACGTCGCCCCCGACGAGACGCGGACGGCCCGCGTCAACGTCTCGAACGTCGAGTCGGGACCGATGGACGTCCGCGTCCGCTACGAGACCGGCGGACGAACCGGCGAGGCGACGACGCGCCTGAACTACTCGGCCAACCCCGGCCGCATCGAACTCACCGGCCTCGACTACGAGACGGAGGAGGGGAGACTCCACGTCTCCGGGACGGCCAGCAACGTCGGACTCGGCGACGTGGACAGCGTCGTCGTCCGCGTCGTCCGCACGGAGAACGTGACGCCCGCCCGCCCCAACCCCGAGTACTTCGTCGGGAGCATCCCGGCGAGCGACTTCTCCTCGTTCGACCTCTACGCCGAAGTCGACCCGGGGACGGAGACGGTGCCCATCGAGGTGACGTACCTGGCGAACGGCGCGGAGCGGACGACCCGGACCGAACTCGACGTGAGCGACCTGAACGCCCAATCCCCCGAAGAGGACGACGGCGGCGGCCTCCCGATGATTCCGCTCGTCGCCCTCGCCGTGGTGGCGCTCCTCGTCATCGTCGGCGTCGGCGGGTACGCGTACCTCCGGCGGTGA
- a CDS encoding DEAD/DEAH box helicase, whose product MHVRDLPLPGPVQEHYESEGIEELYPPQAAAVEAGVTEGERLVAAIPTASGKTFIAELAMLTAGGPALYIVPLRALAREKYETFSDLPGVSVGISTGDFDATDEDLVNNDVVVATAEKVDSAIRTGASWVESLACVVVDEVHLLGSDGRGPTLEVTLATLQRRAPGVQIVALSATVDNPEDIADWLDADLVETTWRPVSLRTGVYADGDVAFDDDSTLAVDVEPPGPDGDGATEATAALVADAVENGGQCLAFVRSRREAESLARRLAMEPLADCPDLADAVSELGRTETGTRLADAVESGVAFHHAGVRSGHRALVENAFREKELKVICATPTLAAGVNVPARRVVVRDLKRYTGEEMAWLPVLEVHQMCGRAGRPHLDPYGEAVLLAEGDDDAAVEELWDRYVTAGPEAVESKLAARDALRTHVLSVVASGFADSQASVLDLLDATFFAHQSPDVDLSRLVASVVDDLVEMGMLTAGGGGKGDSAGALAATELGGVVSRQYVTPETGARLVEGVRAAAGMDPENVTALTALEIVCDTPDMHGTYLGNRERAAMYRFASGHAAEFTTAMNDTDDFEEWLCAVKLARIVREWTEGESVETIVENYRIGPGDLEARLERVEWLLGAADAVAAVVDADLPVFREVRERL is encoded by the coding sequence ATGCACGTCCGGGACCTGCCGCTCCCCGGCCCGGTACAGGAGCACTACGAGTCCGAGGGTATCGAGGAGTTGTACCCCCCGCAGGCCGCCGCCGTCGAGGCCGGCGTGACCGAGGGCGAACGCCTCGTCGCCGCCATCCCCACCGCCTCGGGGAAGACCTTCATCGCGGAACTCGCCATGCTCACGGCCGGCGGACCCGCCCTGTACATCGTTCCGCTCCGCGCCCTCGCGCGCGAGAAGTACGAGACGTTCTCCGACCTGCCCGGCGTGAGCGTGGGCATCTCGACGGGAGACTTCGACGCGACCGACGAGGACCTCGTGAATAACGACGTCGTCGTCGCCACCGCCGAGAAGGTGGACTCGGCCATCCGCACGGGCGCCTCGTGGGTCGAGTCGCTCGCCTGCGTCGTCGTCGACGAGGTGCACCTCCTCGGCTCGGACGGCCGCGGCCCGACGCTCGAAGTGACGCTGGCGACGCTTCAGCGGCGCGCACCGGGCGTCCAAATCGTCGCGCTCTCGGCGACGGTCGACAACCCGGAGGACATCGCCGACTGGCTAGATGCCGACCTCGTGGAGACGACGTGGCGGCCCGTCTCGCTCCGCACCGGCGTCTACGCCGACGGCGACGTGGCGTTCGACGACGACTCGACGCTCGCCGTCGACGTCGAACCGCCGGGACCGGACGGGGACGGCGCGACGGAGGCGACGGCGGCCCTCGTCGCCGACGCCGTCGAGAACGGCGGGCAGTGTCTCGCGTTCGTCCGCTCCCGCCGCGAGGCCGAGTCGCTGGCGCGCCGACTGGCGATGGAACCGCTGGCTGACTGCCCGGACCTCGCCGACGCCGTCTCGGAACTCGGGCGGACCGAGACGGGGACGCGCCTCGCGGACGCCGTCGAGTCGGGCGTCGCGTTCCACCACGCGGGCGTCCGGAGCGGCCACCGCGCCCTCGTCGAGAACGCGTTCCGCGAGAAGGAACTGAAGGTCATCTGCGCGACGCCGACGCTCGCGGCGGGCGTGAACGTCCCCGCGCGCCGCGTCGTCGTCCGCGACCTGAAGCGCTACACCGGCGAGGAGATGGCGTGGCTCCCCGTCCTCGAAGTCCACCAGATGTGCGGCCGGGCGGGCCGCCCGCACCTCGACCCGTACGGCGAGGCCGTCCTCCTCGCGGAGGGCGACGACGACGCCGCGGTCGAGGAACTGTGGGACCGCTACGTCACCGCCGGCCCCGAGGCCGTCGAGTCGAAACTCGCCGCGCGCGACGCCCTGCGGACGCACGTGCTGAGCGTCGTCGCCTCGGGGTTCGCCGACTCGCAGGCGAGCGTCCTCGACCTCCTCGACGCGACGTTCTTCGCCCACCAGTCGCCGGATGTGGACCTCTCGCGCCTCGTCGCGAGCGTCGTCGACGACTTGGTCGAGATGGGGATGCTGACCGCGGGCGGGGGCGGGAAAGGTGATTCGGCTGGCGCGCTGGCGGCGACGGAACTCGGCGGCGTCGTCTCCCGGCAGTACGTCACCCCGGAGACGGGCGCGCGACTGGTCGAGGGGGTGCGGGCGGCGGCGGGGATGGACCCCGAGAACGTCACCGCGCTGACGGCCCTCGAAATCGTCTGCGACACGCCCGACATGCACGGGACGTACCTCGGCAACCGGGAGCGCGCGGCGATGTACCGCTTCGCCAGCGGCCACGCCGCGGAGTTCACGACGGCGATGAACGACACCGACGACTTCGAGGAGTGGCTCTGCGCGGTGAAACTCGCGCGCATCGTCCGCGAGTGGACCGAGGGGGAGTCCGTCGAGACCATCGTGGAGAACTACCGCATCGGGCCGGGCGACTTGGAGGCGCGCCTCGAACGCGTCGAGTGGTTGCTCGGCGCCGCGGACGCCGTCGCCGCCGTCGTGGACGCGGACCTGCCGGTGTTCCGCGAGGTGCGCGAGCGACTCTGA
- a CDS encoding transcriptional regulator, with protein sequence MIDYEEANLPFHVMFVITAPPSERERIVDRLMDVRGIIDVREMLTGRRNIHAEVVGESTTDIVRITDAIHEMGVEVESSEIIKRRRSQPFNHFYFSDPFDGEESEDENEGGEHEEHGSERESREDAGARESDEEEQS encoded by the coding sequence GTGATCGACTACGAGGAGGCGAACTTACCGTTCCACGTCATGTTCGTCATCACCGCGCCCCCGTCCGAACGGGAACGGATCGTCGACCGCCTCATGGACGTCCGAGGCATCATCGACGTCCGCGAGATGCTCACCGGTCGGCGGAACATCCACGCCGAGGTGGTCGGAGAGTCCACGACAGACATCGTCCGCATCACCGACGCCATCCACGAGATGGGCGTCGAGGTCGAAAGCTCGGAGATCATAAAGCGGCGACGGAGCCAACCGTTCAACCACTTCTACTTCTCGGACCCGTTCGACGGCGAGGAGAGCGAGGACGAGAACGAGGGCGGGGAACACGAGGAGCACGGAAGCGAGCGAGAGAGCCGAGAGGACGCCGGCGCGCGCGAGAGCGACGAGGAGGAACAGTCGTGA